A single genomic interval of Coccidioides posadasii str. Silveira chromosome 1, complete sequence harbors:
- a CDS encoding uncharacterized protein (EggNog:ENOG410PJF7~COG:O~MEROPS:MER0000263): protein MTIRPAIFTPDVLLSAPRRSAAIPNASGTLVAYTQTKYSFDSHSSSSELRVLDVASRVSALITDDFKGEPQWLGDGDQLVWLRGRENGNTSIVIGSARNEKPYVAGVVPGPVDNLKITQLSPSEFGFAVSGKANPDGSLYNPSDVKAPFSSGKLYTSLFVRHWDEYISPQRNAIWLGVLQRLPVGNSSAFQSSGLVNLFLLAGLNNVESPIPPFGGTDHFDICNRGVVFISKDPKLNPATHTKCVCYYCPLSSWTNPMPLKARTINIPWLNGALASPVISPVNNTLAFLAMKMDGYEADKNRIILVHGLFDGSSDAVELFAGADGTGQWDRSPDSLTWAHDDSSLFMQVPDTGRQVVFQLPLNRSRLSSVDHLIKLTHSGSISKVVSRPCGLFLSSSSLVESSLYSIITFSDSVRTTVLSSSSKNGASFGLSESQIDEIWWKGARGRDVHGWIVKPSKFNPGEKYPLCFLVHGGPQSAWLDQWSTRWNPLVFAEQGYVVFTPNPTGSTSYGQAFTDDIRGSWGGYPYEDLVRGFEFIEQNLAYVDTSRAVALGASYGGFMMNWIQGHELGRKFKALVTHDGIFSTKFALATEELYFPIHDLKGTYWQSRDVWGRWDPSEFVPNWQTPHLVIHSALDYRLSIAEGLATFNALQMQGVESAFLTFPDENHWVLKPENSLVWHRTVINWINKYAGLAPWLDKNGSDGFPAEDEDQKLARGTTRISMT, encoded by the exons ATGACCATCCGCCCCGCCATATTCACGCCAGA CGTCCTCTTGAGCGCTCCCCGTCGCTCGGCCGCCATTCCCAACGCGTCTGGGACCTTGGTCGCATACACCCAAACCAAGTATTCATTCGATTCGCATTCGAGCTCCTCCGAGCTCCGCGTCTTGGACGTGGCGTCAAGAGTGTCGGCTCTCATCACAGATGATTTTAAAGGCGAGCCTCAATGGCTCGGTGATGGTGACCAGCTAGTTTGGCtgagaggaagagagaatGGCAACACAAGCATTGTCATTGGCAGTGCTCGGAACGAGAAACCATACGTCGCAGGAGTGGTGCCAGGGCCTGTTGACAACCTCAAGATTACACAGCTTTCGCCAAGTGAATTCGGGTTTGCCGTCTCTGGTAAAGCTAACCCGGACGGCTCGCTCTACAACCCTTCTGATGTCAAAGCGCCATTCAGTTCGGGGAAACTATATACCTCGCTCTTCGTGCGGCACTGGGATGAATATATATCCCCTCAGAGGAATGCAATTTGGCTTGGAGTTTTACAGCGGCTACCCGTGGGGAACAGCTCGGCCTTTCAGTCGTCTGGTCTCGTAAACTTGTTTCTGCTTGCAGGATTGAATAACGTCGAATCGCCGATCCCACCATTTGGTGGAACGGACCACTTTGACATCTGCAACCGAGGAGTCGTGTTTATCTCTAAAGACCCGAAGTTGAACCCGGCTACCCATACGAAATGCGTTTGCTATTATTGTCCATTGTCATCATGGACCAACCCCATGCCATTGAAAGCGAGGACGATCAACATACCGTGGCTTAACGGAGCTTTGGCTAGTCCTGTGATCTCTCCCGTTAACAATACCCTGGCCTTCTTAGCAATGAAAATGGATGGATATGAGGCAGATAAAAACAGGATCATTTTGGTCCATGGCTTATTTGACGGTTCTTCCGACGCTGTTGAACTATTCGCAGGCGCAGATGGCACTGGCCAGTGGGACCGGAGCCCAGACTCTCTGACATGGGCCCACGATGACTCGTCCCTTTTTATGCAGGTGCCGGATACTGGGCGCCAGGTGGTGTTTCAACTGCCGCTCAACAGGTCAAGATTGTCGTCGGTCGACCACCTTATCAAACTTACCCACTCCGGTTCTATTTCGAAGGTTGTGTCCAGGCCCTGTGGGCTTTTTCTCTCCAGTAGTAGCCTGGTCGAAAGTAGCCTCTACTCCATAATAACATTTTCTGACTCAGTTAGAACAACCGTGCTTTCCTCGAGTTCAAAAAACGGTGCTTCGTTTGGGTTGTCCGAGTCTCAGATCGACGAAATATGGTGGAAAGGCGCGCGTGGCCGGGACGTTCACGGATGGATTGTGAAACCGTCCAAATTCAACCCTGGAGAGAAATATCCtctttgttttcttgtccATGGTGGCCCACAGTCAGCGTGGCTGGACCAGTGGAGTACACGCTGGAACCCACTGGTGTTCGCGGAGCAAGGCTATGTAGTATTCACGCCTAATCCAACTGGTAGTACTAGTTACGGACAAGCATTCACCGACGATATTCGGGGATCATGGGGTGGCTATCCCTATGAAGATCTTGTGAGAGGATTTGAATTCATTGAACAAAATCTTGCCTATGTGGACACAAGCCGAGCCGTCGCGTTAGGAGCGTCATACGGCGGCTTCATGATGAATTGGATCCAAGGCCACGAACTCGGGCGCAAATTCAAGGCTCTTGTCACTCATGATGGTATTTTCAGCACAAAATTTGCGCTAGCCACTGAAGAGTTGTATTTCCCAATTCATGATTTGAAAGGGACGTATTGGCAATCCCGCGATGTCTGGGGGCGTTGGGATCCGTCCGAGTTTGTGCCCAACTGGCAAACACCGCATCTTGTCATTCACAGTGCTCTGGATTATCGTTTGTCTATTGCGGAGGGCCTGGCTACTTTCAATGCCTTGCAGATGCAGGGAGTAGAAAGCGCCTTTCTCACATTTCCAGACGAGAACCACTGGGTATTGAAGCCCGAGAATTCCCTGGTTTGGCATCGAACAGTCATCAACTGGATCAACAAGTACGCTGGATTGGCACCATGGCTTGATAAGAATGGCTCGGATGGGTTTCCGGCCGAAGACGAGGACCAAAAATTGGCACGGGGTACGACTCGAATTTCCATGACCTGA
- the BRR2 gene encoding DEIH-box ATPase (EggNog:ENOG410PGAG~COG:A): protein MADPNNVSQYKYSAMSNLVLQADRRFVTRRTDEVTGDPESLAGRISIRDMGTHSALSEAPKPKKQIGLKDVERGSIREGEDVLQREQKKRKRGDQAQLRGVGILSAADALVEGLKYRPRTLATRETYNLILTMTANSLGDVPHEVVRSAADAILEVLKDENMKDFDKKKEIDDLMGVSMGPKEFNELVNLGKKITDYDAHDEEENRTALEGAEDGEELDERQGVAVVFDESDEEEEGLRADLEVRDDVDISEGEEVSDQEDRPDTTVSTADRTPDGISSADDQMVLDGDNELSSGTKADITTKLVPVREIDAYWLQRQIGSVYADAHIQHEKSQEAFRIMSELSEDGTEKALREVENDLMDLFDYEHPNLVAKLVVNRDRVVWITKWRRVAEDTDARKLVEREMIEAGHRSIFNELRGKDEDGSERAAKKMKVDLMDVDIPTGAEDVKPKQEDAMLMGGLQPRKLINLEDLAFDQGNHLMTNPNVKLPQGSTKRTFKGYEEIHVPAPKARREPGDEPNIPTSELPEWARIGFGSARQLNRIQTKCFPAAFHGDGNMLVCAPTGSGKTNVAMLTMLREIGKNRNQDTGEIMLDDFKIVYIAPLKALVQEQVGNFGKRLEPYGIKVSELTGDRQLTKQQIAETQVIVTTPEKWDIITRKATDTSYTRLVRLVIIDEIHLLHDDRGPVLESIVSRTIRRTEQTGDPVRLVGLSATLPNYRDVGSFLRVDPISGLFHFDGSYRPCPLKQEFIGVTEKKAIKQLKTMNDVCYNKVLEQVGTNKNQMLIFVHSRKDTAKTARYIRDKAVEMETIGQILRSDAASRAILAEEAESVNDPSLKDLMPYGFGIHHAGMSKVDRTSVEDLFADGSLQVLVCTATLAWGVNLPAHTVIIKGTQVYSPEKGSWVELSPQDVLQMLGRAGRPQYDSFGEGIIITTQGELQYYLSLLNQQLPIESQLMSKLADNLNAEVVLGNVRSRDEGVEWLGYTYLFVRMLRSPGLYSVGADYEGDEALEQRRVDLIHSAATVLGNAGLVKYDKQSGKLQSTELGRIASHYYITHNSMLTYNRHLQSMISTIDLFRIFSLSDEFKYIPVRQDEKLELAKLLGRVPIPVKEGIEEPHAKINVLLQAFISRLKLEGLALMADMVYVTQSAGRILRAIFEITLRKGWSSVAKTALDLCKMAEKRMWPTMSPLRQFPTCPREIIQKAERIDVPWSSYFDLDPPRMGELLGMPKAGRTVCDLVAKFPRLDMQAQVQPMTRSMLRVELTITPNFVWDDLLHGNAESFWIIVEDCDGEDILFYDQFVLRREFATGEMNEHLVEFTVPITEPMPPNYFISLSSDRWMHSETKIAVAFQKLILPERFPPHTPLLDMQRVPIKALKRPEYQALYPNWEHFNKVQTQVFKSLFDSDDNVFVGAPTGSGKTVCAEFALLRHWANPGAGKAVYIAPFQELVDQRLVDWQGRLKSISGGKVISKLIGETTADLRILDRADLVLATPIQWDVVSRLWQRRKNVQAVELLIADELHMLGGQGGYVYEVVVSRMHYIALQTESNLRIVGLGVPLSNARDLGEWLGAKKHTIYNFSPHARPVPLELHLQSFTIPHFPSLMLAMARPAYSSILQLSPSKPALVFVPTRKQTRSTALDLVAACIADNAEDRFLHTEIEQIAPLLERIDERALAESLSHGIGYYHEALSKSDKRIVSHLFNIGAIQVMLASRDVCWEIEFTAHLVIIMNTQFFDGREHRYIDYPVSEILQMFGRASRPLDDRSGKGVLMVPAVRRDYYKKFLNEALPMESHLQIYLHDAFVTEISTKTITSTQDAVDWMTYTYFYRRLLANPSYYGLSDLSHEGLSAFLSELVENTLKELAEARIIDLDEEDDTVSPLNAAMIAAYYNISFITMQTFLLSLTARTKLKGILEIVTSATEFESIQVRRHEEHILRRIYDRVPVKMSEPTYDSPHFKAFVLLQAHFSRMQLPIDLGRDLEVILDKVLNLLSACVDVLSSEGHLNAMNAMEMSQMVVQAMWDRDSPLKQIPHFGPEAIKVANEFKYSYPFQFPDSSSVTNCGPSRRIRDIFEFMEAMDPAENKDYASLIKRLGLDNKQLAQVAAFTNDKYPSIDLDFTLLDEDSIVAGEPAYVKVKLERETDEEEPDTTVSAPFYPGKKAENWWLLVGEEKTSSLLAIKRVTVGKKLEIKLEYIVPRPGEHELTLYLMSDSYVGVDQDPTFKITAAEGMDEDEEDEEDD from the coding sequence GCCCAAGGAGTTTAATGAGCTAGTAAACTTGGGCAAAAAGATAACCGATTATGACGCGCACGACGAAGAGGAAAACAGAACGGCTCTTGAGGGTGCCGAGGATGGTGAGGAATTGGATGAGCGCCAAGGTGTTGCTGTGGTGTTTGATGAGTcggacgaagaagaagaaggcctCAGAGCGGATTTAGAAGTGCGAGATGATGTCGATATTTCCGAGGGAGAAGAAGTCTCTGACCAAGAGGATCGACCAGATACGACCGTCTCCACAGCCGACAGGACACCTGATGGAATAAGTTCTGCGGATGACCAGATGGTTTTAGATGGAGATAACGAGCTATCGTCGGGAACTAAGGCTGACATCACGACGAAGTTAGTTCCCGTTCGGGAGATCGATGCGTACTGGCTTCAACGACAGATCGGCTCCGTATATGCTGATGCCCACATACAACACGAGAAATCTCAAGAAGCTTTTAGAATCATGAGTGAATTATCGGAAGACGGGACAGAAAAAGCGTTACGAGAAGTTGAGAACGATTTGATGGATCTTTTTGATTATGAACACCCAAATCTGGTGGCGAAGCTAGTCGTCAATCGGGACAGGGTAGTATGGATAACTAAATGGAGAAGAGTTGCGGAAGATACCGATGCTAGAAAGCTTGTCGAAAGAGAAATGATTGAAGCTGGCCATCGTTCCATTTTTAACGAACTTCGAGGGAAAGATGAAGATGGATCCGAACGAGCCGCAAAGAAGATGAAGGTTGACCTAATGGATGTTGATATACCAACAGGCGCCGAAGATGTTAAGCCCAAACAGGAGGATGCCATGTTGATGGGCGGGCTGCAACCTCGGAAATTAATTAACCTCGAAGATCTAGCTTTTGACCAGGGCAACCATCTGATGACAAACCCGAATGTAAAGCTTCCTCAAGGCTCAACAAAGCGAACCTTTAAAGGATACGAGGAGATTCATGTTCCTGCCCCCAAGGCAAGGAGAGAACCAGGGGATGAGCCGAATATTCCAACCTCGGAGCTTCCTGAGTGGGCCAGGATTGGCTTTGGAAGCGCCAGACAGTTAAACCGCATTCAAACGAAGTGTTTCCCTGCGGCATTCCACGGAGATGGAAATATGCTCGTTTGCGCCCCAACAGGTTCCGGAAAGACGAACGTCGCTATGCTTACAATGTTACGTGAAATTGGCAAAAACCGAAATCAGGATACCGGTGAAATCATGCTTGACGATTTTAAAATTGTCTACATTGCACCTTTAAAGGCCTTGGTTCAAGAACAAGTCGGCAATTTTGGAAAGAGGTTGGAACCTTATGGTATAAAGGTTTCCGAACTCACAGGAGATCGCCAACTGACAAAACAACAAATTGCGGAGACTCAAGTTATCGTTACGACGCCAGAAAAGTGGGATATTATCACGCGAAAGGCTACGGATACAAGCTACACGAGGCTTGTGCGACTAGTAATCATCGATGAAATCCACTTACTTCACGATGACAGAGGCCCAGTTCTGGAGAGTATAGTCAGCAGGACAATTCGGCGGACTGAACAGACTGGAGATCCAGTTCGTCTTGTTGGACTCAGCGCTACGTTACCAAACTACCGTGATGTCGGCAGTTTTCTCCGCGTTGATCCTATCAGTGGTCTTTTTCATTTTGATGGCTCCTATAGGCCATGTCCATTAAAGCAAGAATTCATTGGGGTGACCGAGAAAAAGGCCATTAAGCAACTGAAGACTATGAACGATGTTTGCTATAACAAAGTCCTTGAACAGGTTGGAACAAACAAAAACCAAATGTTAATATTCGTCCACTCGAGAAAAGATACTGCAAAGACCGCCAGGTATATACGGGATAAAGCTGTTGAAATGGAAACCATTGGGCAGATCTTGCGCAGCGATGCGGCAAGCAGGGCTATCTTAGCAGAGGAAGCCGAAAGCGTGAACGACCCGTCACTAAAAGACTTGATGCCGTACGGGTTTGGCATTCATCATGCCGGTATGAGTAAGGTGGACAGAACTTCCGTTGAGGATCTCTTCGCAGATGGCAGCTTGCAGGTTCTTGTGTGTACTGCAACATTGGCGTGGGGTGTTAACCTTCCAGCCCATACTGTCATCATTAAAGGAACTCAAGTTTACTCACCAGAGAAGGGAAGCTGGGTTGAATTAAGCCCTCAAGATGTCCTACAGATGCTAGGGAGAGCGGGCCGGCCACAGTACGACTCGTTCGGTGAAggcatcatcatcacaaCACAGGGGGAGTTACAATATTACCTGTCACTGCTAAATCAGCAACTACCGATTGAAAGTCAGCTGATGAGCAAACTCGCGGATAATTTGAACGCAGAAGTTGTGTTGGGAAATGTCCGTAGCCGCGACGAGGGCGTTGAATGGCTGGGATATACTTACTTATTCGTAAGAATGCTGCGCTCTCCAGGCCTCTATAGCGTCGGCGCGGACTATGAGGGTGATGAAGCCCTTGAGCAAAGGCGCGTCGATTTAATACATTCGGCAGCCACTGTGCTCGGGAATGCCGGTCTCGTCAAATACGACAAGCAAAGCGGAAAGCTTCAGTCTACGGAACTCGGCCGGATTGCCTCTCATTATTATATAACACACAACTCAATGCTTACCTATAACCGTCACCTCCAATCGATGATATCAACCATTGACCTCTTCCGTATATTCTCTTTAAGCGACGAGTTCAAGTATATTCCAGTTCGCCAAGACGAGAAGCTAGAGCTGGCAAAGTTGCTTGGTCGCGTCCCTATTCCGGTAAAGGAGGGTATTGAAGAGCCACACGCAAAAATCAATGTTTTGTTGCAAGCTTTCATTTCTCGTTTGAAACTTGAAGGCCTCGCTCTCATGGCGGACATGGTTTACGTCACGCAATCTGCTGGTCGCATTCTTCGAGCAATATTCGAGATAACTCTTAGGAAAGGCTGGTCGTCCGTCGCGAAAACGGCTCTCGATCTGTGCAAAATGGCAGAGAAACGGATGTGGCCAACAATGTCTCCTCTTCGCCAGTTCCCAACTTGTCCTCGTGAAATCATTCAGAAAGCTGAGCGAATTGACGTCCCGTGGTCAAGCTATTTCGATCTTGATCCTCCTCGGATGGGGGAGTTACTTGGCATGCCCAAGGCCGGCCGAACAGTATGTGACCTAGTTGCAAAATTCCCTCGCCTGGACATGCAAGCTCAGGTGCAGCCAATGACGCGTTCCATGCTTCGCGTTGAGCTTACGATAACGCCAAACTTTGTCTGGGACGATTTACTACATGGTAACGCTGAGAGCTTTTGGATTATCGTTGAAGATTGCGATGGAGAAGACATACTATTCTATGATCAATTTGTGCTTCGAAGGGAATTTGCGACAGGGGAGATGAATGAACATCTAGTGGAGTTTACTGTGCCCATAACTGAGCCAATGCCGCCGAACTATTTTATCTCGCTGTCTTCCGATCGTTGGATGCATTCAGAAACTAAAATTGCCGTGGCTTTCCAAAAACTGATTCTTCCCGAAAGATTCCCCCCCCATACTCCGCTGTTGGATATGCAACGAGTGCCGATCAAAGCCCTAAAACGACCGGAGTATCAGGCCTTGTACCCGAATTGGGAGCATTTCAACAAGGTTCAGACTCAAGTCTTCAAGTCACTATTTGACTCTGACGACAATGTATTCGTCGGGGCACCCACGGGTAGCGGGAAAACGGTGTGCGCTGAATTTGCTTTGCTTCGCCATTGGGCGAACCCCGGTGCTGGAAAAGCGGTTTACATTGCTCCTTTCCAGGAGTTAGTTGATCAACGTCTCGTTGACTGGCAAGGTAGACTCAAAAGTATCAGCGGCGGCAAGGTGATTTCAAAACTTATCGGAGAGACTACGGCGGATCTTAGAATCCTCGATCGCGCAGACCTTGTCCTGGCCACACCTATTCAATGGGATGTGGTTTCACGGCTATGGCAGCGCCGAAAAAATGTCCAAGCCGTCGAATTACTTATTGCAGATGAGTTACATATGTTAGGTGGCCAAGGCGGTTACGTATATGAAGTGGTGGTTTCCCGAATGCACTACATCGCCCTCCAGACAGAAAGCAACCTTCGTATTGTTGGTTTAGGTGTCCCGCTGTCGAATGCGCGCGACCTCGGGGAGTGGCTGGGAGCTAAAAAGCACACTATTTACAATTTCAGCCCCCATGCCAGGCCAGTGCCTCTTGAGCTACATCTCCAGTCTTTCACTATCCCCCATTTTCCGTCGCTCATGCTTGCGATGGCAAGGCCTGCCTATTCGTCTATTCTGCAGCTGTCTCCCTCCAAACCTGCGTTGGTGTTCGTTCCTACTCGCAAACAAACTCGCTCAACGGCTTTAGATTTAGTGGCCGCTTGTATCGCGGATAATGCTGAGGATCGGTTTCTCCATACCGAAATTGAGCAAATTGCACCCCTACTCGAACGTATTGACGAGCGGGCCTTGGCAGAGTCTTTGTCTCACGGTATTGGTTATTACCATGAGGCACTTAGCAAAAGCGATAAGCGTATCGTTTCTCACCTGTTCAACATTGGCGCAATCCAGGTCATGCTAGCCTCGCGGGATGTGTGCTGGGAAATCGAATTCACAGCCCACCTTGTCATCATAATGAATACTCAGTTCTTTGACGGCCGAGAGCATAGATATATCGACTATCCAGTTAGCGAAATCCTTCAAATGTTTGGAAGGGCTTCCCGTCCGTTGGATGATAGGAGCGGGAAAGGCGTGCTGATGGTCCCTGCGGTAAGGCGGGATTACTATAAAAAGTTTCTCAATGAAGCTCTGCCAATGGAAAGTCACTTACAAATCTATCTACACGATGCCTTTGTGACAGAGATTAGCACGAAGACTATCACTTCTACCCAGGATGCCGTGGATTGGATGACCTATACCTACTTTTATCGACGTCTCTTGGCAAATCCGAGCTATTACGGACTAAGTGACCTGAGCCATGAAGGCCTTAGCGCGTTTTTGTCCGAGCTTGTGGAAAATACATTGAAGGAACTTGCAGAAGCGAGGATTATCGATCTAGATGAGGAGGACGACACGGTGTCGCCCCTTAACGCGGCAATGATCGCTGCATATTACAATATCTCTTTCATCACGATGCAAACTTTCCTCCTTTCCTTGACTGCGCGAACGAAACTTAAAGGGATCCTCGAAATTGTTACGTCTGCCACCGAATTCGAGAGTATCCAGGTGCGGCGGCATGAAGAGCATATTCTCCGTCGCATATACGATCGTGTTCCGGTGAAAATGTCTGAGCCAACTTATGACTCGCCTCATTTCAAGGCGTTTGTCCTATTGCAAGCGCATTTCTCACGAATGCAGCTTCCTATAGATCTAGGAAGAGACCTGGAGGTCATCTTAGACAAAGTTCTTAATCTTCTTAGTGCCTGCGTCGACGTACTCTCTTCTGAAGGTCATTTGAATGCCATGAACGCCATGGAAATGTCTCAGATGGTCGTGCAAGCAATGTGGGACAGAGACAGCCCATTGAAGCAAATTCCACACTTTGGCCCCGAGGCGATCAAAGTCGCCAACGAGTTCAAGTATAGCTACCCTTTCCAGTTCCCTGATAGTTCATCAGTAACTAACTGTGGCCCTTCACGCAGGATCCGAGACATTTTCGAGTTCATGGAAGCCATGGACCCAGCAGAGAATAAGGACTATGCTTCTTTAATCAAGCGCCTTGGGCTTGATAACAAGCAACTTGCCCAGGTCGCGGCATTCACAAATGACAAATATCCAAGCATCGATTTAGATTTCACACTCTTGGATGAGGATAGCATCGTTGCCGGGGAGCCAGCGTATGTAAAGGTCAAATTGGAGCGAGAAACGGACGAAGAAGAACCCGATACTACGGTTTCAGCGCCATTCTATCCCGgaaagaaagcagaaaaTTGGTGGCTGCTGGTTGGCGAAGAGAAAACAAGTAGTCTGCTTGCCATCAAACGAGTGACTGTTGGGAAGAAATTGGAGATCAAGCTAGAATACATCGTGCCTAGGCCCGGAGAGCACGAACTCACTCTTTATCTGATGAGCGACAGCTATGTTGGTGTCGATCAGGATCCAACTTTTAAGATCACTGCTGCGGAGGGAATGGAtgaggacgaggaagatgaagaagatgactAG